The following coding sequences lie in one Apium graveolens cultivar Ventura chromosome 1, ASM990537v1, whole genome shotgun sequence genomic window:
- the LOC141723684 gene encoding uncharacterized protein LOC141723684: MLQDVVNHPIEEISSPLSAQILEFCESELFPETLQNSEVASSSNCCYEEHSSYTTNLPFNTSDPNKISDNIANNVTNKTFTNTPPPITANNNANISNLSIIFDSTEDLDNDISASIDFSSSPTISVPQFINGQQEQFDLSLLQNQIGMADHAVDATLSQYANDPVVPQLMGPPFPALHEDECLSSMPSYMRMNPSSQDCSFLDPGLNSYLPSNLNRTLSTENSGIFPGNLFLGTDLQPQELDYQGDNGGIFCTEPLPRYNSELQALSNESQHLVNSGANSTPLASELSSLEDSTFKVGKLSVEERKEKIHRYMKKRNERNFSKKIKYACRKTLADSRPRVRGRFAKNDDFGENTRTACGIHEDDTDEDLRPIHVVVKEEDEMIDSSDIFAHISGVNSFKCNYSIQSWI; the protein is encoded by the exons ATGTTACAGGACGTGGTGAATCATCCCATT GAGGAGATTTCGAGCCCACTTAGTGCTCAGATTTTAGAATTTTGCGAATCTGAATTGTTTCCAGAAACACTACAAAACTCGGAAGTTGCTTCGAGCTCaaactgctgctatgaggagCACTCTTCATATACAACTAACCTTCCTTTTAATACTTCAGATCCTAACAAAATATCTGATAACATAGCTAACAATGTCACAAACAAAACATTTACTAATACTCCTCCACCTATTACTGCAAACAACAACGCTAACATTAGCAATCTCTCGATAATCTTTGATTCGACAGAAGATCTTGACAATGACATCTCAGCTTCAATAGACTTTTCTTCATCTCCTACAATTTCTGTTCCTCAATTTATCAATGGTCAACAGGAACAATTTGATCTTTCTTTGTTGCAAAATCAGATAGGAATGGCTGATCATGCTGTTGACGCCACGCTCTCACAGTATGCTAATGACCCTGTTGTACCTCAGCTTATGGGGCCACCATTCCCTGCACTTCATGAAGATGAATGCTTATCTTCAATGCCATCATACATGAGGATGAATCCCTCGTCGCAGGACTGCTCTTTTCTTGATCCTGGACTAAATTCATATCTTCCTAGTAATCTCAATCGTACTCTTTCTACTGAAAATTCTGGGATCTTTCCTGGGAATTTGTTTCTTGGAACTGATCTGCAGCCTCAAGAATTGGATTATCAAGGAGATAATGGGGGCATTTTCTGTACAGAACCTCTGCCACGATATAATAGCGAGCTTCAG GCACTTAGCAACGAGAGCCAACATCTCGTTAACAGTGGTGCAAATTCTACTCCTTTGGCTTCTGAGCTTTCAAGCTTGGAAGATTCAACATTCAAAGTTGGGAAACTCTCAGTTGAGGAAAGGAAAGAGAAGATTCATCGTTACATGAAAAAAAGGAATGAGAGGAATTTCAGCAAGAAAATTAAG TATGCTTGTCGAAAGACTTTGGCAGACAGTCGGCCTCGTGTCAGAGGAAGGTTTGCAAAGAATGATGATTTTGGAGAGAATACTAGAACTGCATGTGGCATTCATGAAGATGACACAGATGAAGACCTGAGACCAATTCAT GTTGTTGTGAAAGAAGAAGATGAAATGATCGATTCTTCGGATATTTTTGCACATATAAGTGGTGTGAATTCATTCAAATGCAACTATTCCATCCAATCCTGGATATGA
- the LOC141714721 gene encoding putative late blight resistance protein homolog R1A-10 has product MGSRDVAGRETVVGFDDDARTLVEKLMGGKKQLQIISVVGMAGLGKTTLVKKVFDEPSIVYHFHVRAWTTVTQEPNKSDVLSGILKSGFDAGNENCSDMDLSVTLRQRLSGQRYLVVMDDIWDDKYWSDLMLCFPDDNVGSRIVITSRLADLPLHVHYQHPLRFLSEKESWDLLRYKVFLKESCPSSLIEIGAHIARKCQGLPLSIVVIAGILASDTTTNWWSQVAREMSSIASNAPEEYMETLVLSYNHLPHHLKPCFLYFAAFPEDYEIPEWKLVLLWLAEGFVKIQTSKTSMHNKGRNLEEVAADYLKDLISRSLVIVSKLRSDGGIRSCVVHDALRDLCIKIAYEENFLLQMPSYQHIVSKSETTTTSLSPGLI; this is encoded by the exons ATGGGGAGTCGAGATGTTGCAGGAAGAGAAACTGTGGTTGGTTTTGATGATGATGCAAGGACGCTGGTGGAGAAACTTATGGGAGGGAAAAAGCAGCTTCAGATAATCTCTGTTGTTGGTATGGCTGGACTAGGGAAGACAACTTTGGTTAAAAAGGTCTTTGATGAACCTTCAATTGTTTATCATTTTCATGTTCGTGCCTGGACAACTGTCACACAAGAGCCCAACAAGAGTGATGTCTTAAGTGGCATCTTAAAATCAGGTTTTGATGCTGGGAATGAGAACTGCAGTGATATGGACTTAAGTGTAACTCTGAGACAAAGGCTGAGTGGTCAGAGATATCTTGTGGTAATGGATGACATATGGGATGATAAGTACTGGAGTGACTTGATGTTGTGTTTTCCAGATGATAATGTGGGAAGTAGAATAGTTATCACAAGTCGACTTGCAGATCTGCCTCTACATGTTCATTACCAGCATCCTTTGCGTTTCTTAAGTGAGAAAGAAAGTTGGGATTTACTTCGGTACAAGGTGTTTCTCAAAGAAAGCTGTCCTTCATCGTTGATTGAAATTGGAGCACATATAGCTAGAAAATGTCAGGGGCTGCCACTTTCAATTGTAGTGATAGCAGGGATTCTTGCAAGTGACACTACAACAAACTGGTGGAGCCAGGTTGCACGAGAAATGAGCTCTATCGCTAGTAATGCACCAGAGGAGTACATGGAGACACTAGTACTGAGTTACAACCATTTGCCACATCACCTGAAACCATGTTTCCTTTACTTTGCAGCATTCCCGGAGGACTATGAGATACCAGAATGGAAGTTAGTTTTGTTATGGTTGGCCGAGGGCTTTGTCAAGATTCAAACATCGAAAACCAGCATGCACAACAAGGGAAGGAATTTGGAGGAGGTAGCAGCAGATTACCTGAAGGATCTGATCTCTAGAAGTCTGGTAATAGTTTCAAAACTTAGGTCTGATGGTGGAATCAGATCGTGTGTTGTTCATGACGCCTTGCGTGATTTGTGTATTAAAATAGCATATGAGGAGAATTTTTTGCTACAAATGCCGAGCTACCAACACATTGTTTCCAAGTCTGAAACCACGACCACAAGTCTG AGTCCTGGACTTATCTAG
- the LOC141714727 gene encoding putative late blight resistance protein homolog R1A-10: protein MEPSIQKKGSQDVAGKETVVGFDDDARSLLEKLMGGKKQLQIISIVGMAGLGKTTLVKKVFNEPSIVYHFHVRAWTIVTQEPKKSDLLLGILKSGFGAEIKDCSDMELSVNLKQRLSGQRYLVVLDDMWDSKEWNDLMLCFPDDNVGSRIVITSRLADLPLHVHYQHPLRFLSEKESWDLLRYKVFLKESCPSSLIEIGVHIVRKCQGLPLLIVVIAGILASDTTLRWWSQVANDMRSIASNAPEEYMETLVLSYHHLPNHLKPCFLYFAAFPEDYEIPAWKLILLWVAEGFIKIQTAETNLEEKGKYLEDIAASYLNDLISRSLVIISKRGSNGGIKACIVHDALRELCIKKADEVDFLHQMPTREHFVSESETRTSLAQRLHSHEVDEENFIRQLIRYFHLETPFPPMNELNHESSLEDRLAYKELSGPNMSPSTLKKLTLVCTFLKWDEMQKIGMLPNLEVLKLQFEAFRGEHWETSDGGFPRLKHLAFKFIKIVRWSAYSEQFPNLQHLKLEGCHQLEEIPISIGDIYTLEMIEIRNCNQAVVQSAHEIKEDQLNKGNDTLKISIFQA, encoded by the exons ATGGAACCCTCTATTCAGAAAAAGGGGAGTCAAGATGTTGCAGGAAAAGAAACCGTGGTTGGTTTTGATGATGATGCGAGGAGTCTGTTAGAGAAACTTATGGGAGGGAAAAAACAGCTTCAGATTATCTCCATAGTTGGTATGGCTGGTCTAGGGAAGACAACTTTGGTTAAAAAGGTCTTTAATGAACCTTCAATCGTCTATCACTTCCACGTTCGTGCCTGGACAATTGTTACACAAGAGCCTAAAAAGAGTGATCTCTTACTTGGCATCTTAAAATCAGGTTTTGGTGCTGAGATAAAGGATTGCAGTGATATGGAATTAAGCGTAAATCTGAAACAAAGGCTGAGCGGTCAGAGATATCTAGTGGTTTTGGATGACATGTGGGATAGTAAGGAATGGAACGATTTGATGTTGTGTTTTCCAGATGACAATGTTGGAAGTAGAATAGTTATCACAAGTCGACTTGCAGATCTGCCTCTACATGTTCATTACCAGCATCCTTTGCGTTTCTTAAGTGAGAAAGAAAGTTGGGATTTACTTCGGTACAAGGTGTTTCTCAAAGAAAGCTGTCCTTCATCGTTGATTGAGATTGGGGTACATATAGTTAGAAAATGTCAGGGATTGCCTCTTTTGATTGTAGTGATAGCTGGGATTCTTGCAAGTGACACGACACTAAGATGGTGGAGTCAAGTTGCCAATGATATGAGATCTATTGCTAGTAATGCCCCAGAGGAGTACATGGAGACACTAGTGCTGAGTTACCACCATTTGCCAAATCACCTGAAACCATGTTTCCTCTACTTTGCAGCATTCCCAGAGGACTATGAGATACCAGCGTGGAAGTTAATTTTGTTATGGGTGGCCGAGGGATTCATTAAAATTCAAACCGCAGAAACAAATTTGGAGGAGAAGGGAAAATATTTAGAGGATATAGCAGCAAGTTACTTGAACGATCTGATTTCCAGAAGTCTGGTTATAATTTCCAAACGCGGGTCTAATGGTGGAATTAAAGCTTGTATTGTTCATGACGCCTTGCGTGAATTGTGTATAAAAAAAGCAGACGAGGTAGACTTTTTGCATCAAATGCCAACACGCGAACATTTTGTTTCTGAATCAGAAACTCGTACAAGTCTGGCACAGAGACTTCACTCTCATGAAGTTGACGAGGAGAATTTCATTAGGCAACTGATAAGGTACTTTCATCTTGAAACTCCTTTCCCACCTATG AACGAGTTAAACCATGAGAGTTCCTTAGAGGACAGATTGGCATATAAGGAGTTGTCCGGTCCAAATATGTCTCCATCAACGCTGAAGAAGCTAACACTCGTATGTACTTTCTTGAAATGGGACGAAATGCAGAAAATAGGAATGCTTCCAAACCTTGAAGTTCTCAAATTACAGTTTGAGGCATTCCGCGGAGAACACTGGGAAACAAGTGATGGCGGGTTCCCTAGGCTCAAACATTTGGCATTTAAGTTCATCAAAATTGTTCGATGGAGTGCTTATAGTGAACAATTTCCAAACCTTCAGCACTTAAAGTTGGAAGGATGTCATCAACTTGAAGAGATTCCTATTAGTATAGGAGATATATACACCTTGGAGATGATTGAGATAAGGAATTGTAACCAGGCTGTTGTGCAGTCTGCACATGAAATTAAAGAAGATCAACTGAATAAAGGGAATGATACGTTGAAGATTTCAATTTTCCAAGCATAA